The following coding sequences lie in one Rutidosis leptorrhynchoides isolate AG116_Rl617_1_P2 chromosome 4, CSIRO_AGI_Rlap_v1, whole genome shotgun sequence genomic window:
- the LOC139843125 gene encoding palmitoyl-acyl carrier protein thioesterase, chloroplastic-like — MSTTTISCLQISSKPISLPSACKIKCKLDNVNKSEINDTSSSSSSSSLSMQVKTKKSTKNTTFGVMDLSVLLPAFTTIFLQQQEITYSKKECHDVVSEVHLGRMVSDKVFRQSFKIRSYETGPCRTAFIDTLMNLMQETMLTYSKRIGLLSDGMSSTPKMSTHNLIWVVTKIQLDVDRYPTCDDVVQIDHWRSLSGKNIACSSLLFRDCQTGEILVRASSNWVMMNKETRRLSKFPDDVRAELAPYFVDTPQPIVHEITRNYKKLDKNDSVHVCNGLMATWKDLDMNEHVNNVKYIGWILESVPNWIMDKYEISSMTLEYRRECTKGSVLQSQTFVSETNNTSRIVDCQHLLQLEGDNSSVIVKGITRWRPKCESSY; from the exons ATGTCGACCACCACAATATCATGCTTACAAATATCTTCCAAACCTATTAGCTTGCCGTCTGCTTGTAAGATTAAATGCAAGTTAGACAATGTGAATAAGAGTGAAATAAATGAtacttcttcctcttcttcttcttcttctttgagtATGCAAGTCAAAACCAAAAAAAGTACAAAAAATACTACATTTGGTGTAATGGATTTGAGTGTGCTTCTTCCTGCCTTTACAACCATTTTCTTGCAACAACAAGAAATAACCTACTCAAAGAAAGAGTGTCACGACGTCGTTTCAGAAGTTCATCTGGGGAGAATGGTATCCGACAAAGTATTTCGTCAAAGTTTCAAGATCAGATCATATGAAACCGGGCCATGTCGAACAGCTTTTATAGATACTTTAATGAATCTAATGCAG GAAACGATGCTTACTTATTCAAAGAGAATCGGACTTTTAAGCGATGGCATGAGTTCAACGCCAAAAATGAGCACGCACAACCTAATTTGGGTGGTGACAAAGATTCAATTAGATGTGGACCGTTATCCGACTTG CGATGATGTCGTACAGATAGATCATTGGAGATCTTTATCCGGGAAAAACATTGCGTGCTCCAGCTTGCTGTTTCGTGATTGTCAAACAGGCGAAATACTAGTAAGAGCTTCAAG TAATTGGGTCATGATGAACAAAGAGACGAGAAGATTATCTAAATTTCCAGATGATGTTCGAGCCGAGTTAGCTCCCTACTTCGTGGATACACCACAACCGATCGTTCACGAAATTACAAGAAATTATAAAAAATTAGATAAAAATGATAGTGTTCATGTTTGCAATGGTTTAATG GCGACATGGAAAGATTTGGATATGAACGAACATGTAAACAATGTGAAATATATAGGATGGATCCTTGAG AGTGTTCCAAATTGGATTATGGACAAGTATGAGATTAGTAGCATGACTTTAGAGTATCGTCGAGAGTGCACGAAAGGCAGCGTGCTACAGTCACAAACTTTTGTATCCGAGACCAACAACACAAGTCGAATAGTTGATTGCCAACATCTACTTCAGTTGGAGGGCGACAATAGCAGTGTGATCGTGAAAGGAATTACTCGATGGCGACCAAAATGTGAATCTTCTTATTAA